In one Saccharibacillus brassicae genomic region, the following are encoded:
- a CDS encoding M15 family metallopeptidase: protein MRKYAASKWAALVLGTALTAGLLSACGAAGASVEPKPPVQKPEKGGEEGTAKPPSPFAKDSLQATIEQKDGKAFVTNPDSMHVVVNKKRYLPDGYEPADLVVPNVEFSFGGTIEKSHMRKEAAGALEKLFAGAKEAGIDLYAVSGYRSYKRQKSIYDNNVAQRGEAETAKFSAQPGTSEHQTGLAMDVSALSVQNELEQAFGETEEGRWVAEHAQDYGFIVHYLEGKEDITGYSYEPWHVRYVGQELAEAVHASGLTLEEYLDEANLNAQK from the coding sequence ATGCGAAAATACGCGGCATCGAAATGGGCGGCGCTCGTGCTCGGCACGGCGCTGACGGCAGGACTGTTGAGCGCCTGCGGCGCGGCCGGCGCATCGGTCGAACCGAAGCCGCCGGTCCAAAAGCCGGAAAAAGGCGGGGAGGAAGGCACGGCCAAGCCTCCGAGTCCGTTCGCGAAGGATTCCCTTCAGGCGACGATCGAGCAAAAGGACGGCAAAGCGTTCGTGACCAATCCGGATTCGATGCACGTCGTCGTCAACAAAAAGCGCTATCTGCCCGACGGTTACGAGCCGGCCGATCTGGTCGTGCCGAACGTCGAATTTTCTTTTGGCGGCACGATAGAGAAAAGTCATATGCGCAAAGAAGCCGCCGGCGCGCTCGAAAAGCTGTTCGCCGGAGCGAAAGAAGCCGGGATCGATCTGTATGCCGTATCCGGCTACCGCTCCTACAAGCGGCAGAAGTCCATTTACGACAACAACGTAGCCCAGCGCGGCGAAGCCGAAACGGCGAAATTCAGCGCCCAGCCGGGAACGAGCGAGCATCAGACCGGCTTGGCGATGGACGTGTCCGCGCTCAGCGTACAGAACGAGCTGGAACAGGCTTTCGGCGAGACCGAAGAAGGACGCTGGGTAGCGGAGCACGCGCAGGACTACGGCTTCATCGTGCATTACCTCGAAGGCAAGGAAGACATTACCGGCTATTCGTACGAGCCGTGGCATGTGCGCTACGTCGGTCAGGAACTGGCCGAAGCGGTGCACGCGAGCGGCTTGACGCTTGAAGAATATTTGGACGAAGCCAACCTGAACGCGCAGAAGTAG
- a CDS encoding HTH domain-containing protein: MKDPDKRIIDFEDELPSIAAPSDRSLLNEAVETYKIPLETLEKLTGIGRIDLEAYASGDSDLDHLEAGHRSSALGLIAFLGMGINTPAILPEDRLRVIMNGLTEQFGLTPETLALHSGVEPSDAERFLAGRRVAAEKRFKLSVGVLFLYFLIYRRNDL; encoded by the coding sequence ATGAAAGATCCCGACAAACGAATAATCGATTTCGAAGACGAACTCCCGTCTATCGCGGCGCCGAGCGACCGTTCCCTGCTCAACGAAGCGGTGGAGACGTACAAAATCCCGCTGGAAACGCTGGAAAAACTGACCGGAATCGGCCGCATCGACCTGGAAGCCTATGCAAGCGGAGACAGCGACCTGGACCATCTGGAAGCCGGGCACCGTTCGTCCGCGCTTGGCCTGATCGCCTTTCTCGGCATGGGCATCAATACGCCGGCCATTCTCCCCGAAGACCGGCTGCGCGTCATTATGAACGGCTTGACGGAACAGTTCGGCCTCACGCCCGAGACGCTTGCGCTGCACAGCGGCGTCGAACCGTCGGATGCCGAGCGCTTTCTGGCCGGACGCCGGGTCGCCGCCGAGAAGCGGTTCAAACTGTCCGTCGGCGTGCTGTTCCTGTATTTCCTGATCTACCGCAGGAACGATCTGTAG
- a CDS encoding xanthine phosphoribosyltransferase yields the protein MKLLQDKVLNEGIVLSDQVLKVDSFLNHQMDPVLMKEVGREFARLFEGEGITKVLTIESSGIAPAIMAALEFEVPMIFARKQKSLTLREDIYVEKVYSFTKQQSNDVTVSKKFLFPNDKVLIIDDFLAHGEAALGLAKIVEQAGAQVAGIGIVIEKSFQSGAQRIKDAGYRVESLVRVASLSEGKVSFVTEAVH from the coding sequence ATGAAACTTTTGCAGGATAAAGTGTTGAACGAAGGCATCGTATTGAGCGATCAGGTACTGAAGGTGGATTCGTTCCTGAATCACCAGATGGACCCGGTCCTGATGAAGGAAGTCGGACGCGAATTCGCGCGGCTGTTCGAAGGGGAAGGCATCACGAAAGTGTTGACGATCGAATCGTCCGGCATCGCGCCGGCGATCATGGCCGCGCTGGAGTTCGAAGTGCCGATGATTTTCGCGCGCAAGCAGAAGTCGCTGACGCTGCGGGAAGACATTTATGTGGAAAAAGTATACTCGTTCACCAAGCAGCAGAGCAACGACGTCACCGTCTCCAAAAAGTTCCTTTTTCCCAACGACAAAGTTCTGATCATCGACGATTTCCTCGCTCACGGCGAAGCGGCGCTGGGCCTTGCGAAGATCGTGGAGCAGGCGGGGGCGCAGGTGGCGGGCATCGGAATCGTGATCGAAAAATCGTTCCAGAGCGGCGCGCAGCGTATCAAGGACGCGGGCTACCGGGTGGAGTCGCTCGTGCGCGTCGCTTCGCTCTCCGAAGGCAAAGTGTCGTTCGTGACGGAAGCGGTACACTGA
- a CDS encoding GTP pyrophosphokinase has protein sequence MNTTTPFTIAPEDSEREALKRAACPEGDDVLFPAGAWVRPPDLYRLALEELEAEIEAIRREWKSDEGFSPIEHIKTRVKEPDSILGKLSRLGLEPSADHAADFIYDIAGMRIVFPFVTDIYLLLERIGRHQGLRILQIKDYIMNPKSNGYRSLHVLLSVPVIFEERLCRVRVEVQMRTLAMDFWASLEHILLYKYDRRVPDHLERELSSAAGAAGELDRKMLTLRSEVMSLSEEDALAGSDLEEVSRGYGQHPNAGSSPTPSPVRSERERRQGSVSKNAFD, from the coding sequence TTGAATACGACCACACCGTTTACGATCGCGCCGGAAGACTCCGAGCGCGAAGCCCTAAAAAGAGCGGCCTGTCCGGAGGGAGACGACGTTCTTTTCCCCGCAGGCGCTTGGGTACGTCCTCCCGACTTGTACCGGCTGGCGCTGGAAGAACTGGAAGCCGAGATCGAAGCGATCCGCCGGGAATGGAAAAGCGACGAAGGCTTCAGTCCGATCGAACATATCAAGACGCGGGTCAAAGAACCGGACAGTATTCTCGGCAAGCTGTCGCGCCTCGGGCTCGAACCGTCCGCGGACCATGCGGCCGACTTCATCTACGATATCGCCGGCATGCGGATCGTGTTCCCGTTCGTGACCGATATTTATCTGCTGCTCGAACGTATCGGACGTCATCAAGGCCTGCGCATTTTACAAATCAAGGACTATATCATGAATCCGAAAAGCAACGGGTACCGCAGTCTGCACGTGCTGCTGTCCGTTCCGGTCATTTTTGAGGAACGGCTCTGCCGGGTGCGCGTCGAAGTCCAAATGCGGACGCTCGCGATGGACTTTTGGGCCAGTCTGGAACATATTTTGCTGTACAAATACGACCGCCGCGTGCCGGACCATCTGGAGCGCGAACTGTCTTCGGCGGCCGGCGCGGCCGGCGAGCTGGATCGCAAGATGCTGACCCTGCGCAGCGAAGTGATGTCCCTCAGCGAAGAAGACGCGTTGGCGGGGTCCGACCTGGAGGAAGTGAGCCGCGGCTACGGACAGCATCCGAATGCAGGGTCCTCCCCCACACCCTCCCCCGTACGCAGCGAACGCGAGCGCAGGCAGGGAAGCGTTTCCAAAAATGCTTTTGACTAA
- a CDS encoding nucleobase:cation symporter-2 family protein, with the protein MSSDRIFQKHRHPAKTFSLGLQHVLAMYAGAIVVPMIVGNAIGMTQEQLTYLIAIDLLACGVATLMQVWGNRLFGIKLPVVLGCAFQAVSPMIMIGNAPGMGIGAIYGAIIASGLFIFLFSGLFGQLIRLFPPIVTGSVVTIIGVTLIPTAMTNLGGGQGAADFGSLSNILLGFGVLVFIVLLNRVSTGFIRSISILIGLVVGTVVATFMGKVDFSPVANASWFHAITPFHFATPVFNVSAILTMILVAIVSVVESTGVFMVLGRIVGRDIGSKELARGYRAEGLAIMLGGIFNSFPYTTYSQNVGLVQMSRVKTRDVVAVAGILLVIVGFIPKIAATAQLIPSSVLGGAMVALFGLVLSSGVRVLGDQVDLSRHENLFIIACSVGMGLGVSTVPGLFAGLPEQLRILVDNGIIAGSFTAILMNLLFNGLGEKNAHLKITGDDDVFGGETAPAASADTASSQTGVGRIG; encoded by the coding sequence ATGAGTTCGGACCGCATTTTCCAAAAACACCGCCATCCGGCGAAAACATTCTCGCTCGGCCTGCAGCACGTGCTGGCCATGTACGCCGGCGCGATCGTCGTACCGATGATCGTCGGCAATGCGATCGGCATGACCCAGGAGCAGCTCACGTACCTTATCGCGATCGACCTGCTCGCCTGCGGCGTCGCGACGCTGATGCAGGTCTGGGGCAACCGGCTGTTCGGCATCAAGCTTCCGGTCGTGCTCGGCTGCGCGTTCCAGGCCGTCTCGCCGATGATCATGATCGGTAACGCGCCGGGCATGGGGATCGGGGCCATTTACGGGGCGATCATCGCTTCGGGATTGTTCATCTTCCTCTTCTCCGGCCTGTTCGGCCAACTGATTCGCCTGTTCCCGCCGATCGTGACCGGTTCGGTCGTGACGATCATCGGCGTGACGCTCATTCCGACGGCGATGACGAACCTCGGCGGCGGACAGGGCGCGGCAGACTTCGGCAGCCTGTCGAACATCCTGCTCGGCTTCGGCGTGCTGGTCTTTATCGTGCTGCTGAACCGCGTCTCGACCGGTTTTATCCGTTCCATCTCGATCCTGATCGGCCTCGTCGTCGGCACGGTTGTCGCGACGTTCATGGGCAAAGTGGACTTCTCGCCGGTGGCGAACGCCAGCTGGTTCCACGCGATCACGCCGTTCCATTTCGCGACGCCGGTCTTTAACGTCAGCGCGATCCTCACGATGATCCTCGTCGCGATCGTCAGCGTCGTCGAATCGACGGGCGTGTTCATGGTGCTGGGACGTATCGTAGGCCGCGACATCGGCTCCAAGGAACTTGCGCGCGGCTACCGCGCGGAAGGCCTTGCGATCATGCTGGGCGGCATCTTCAACTCGTTCCCGTACACGACGTATTCGCAAAACGTGGGCCTCGTGCAGATGAGCCGCGTCAAGACGCGCGACGTCGTCGCCGTGGCGGGCATCCTGCTCGTCATCGTCGGCTTTATTCCGAAGATCGCGGCGACGGCGCAGCTGATTCCGTCTTCGGTGCTCGGCGGCGCGATGGTCGCGCTGTTCGGCCTCGTGCTGTCGTCGGGCGTGCGCGTGCTGGGCGACCAGGTCGATCTGTCCCGCCACGAGAACCTGTTCATCATCGCCTGCTCCGTCGGCATGGGACTCGGCGTCTCGACCGTGCCGGGCCTGTTCGCGGGCCTGCCGGAACAGCTGCGCATTCTGGTGGACAACGGCATCATCGCCGGCAGCTTCACCGCCATTCTCATGAACCTGCTGTTCAACGGCTTGGGCGAGAAAAACGCGCATCTCAAAATTACCGGCGACGACGACGTATTCGGCGGCGAAACGGCGCCTGCCGCTTCCGCGGACACGGCTTCGTCCCAAACGGGCGTCGGCCGGATCGGCTGA
- a CDS encoding DEAD/DEAH box helicase: MNQPLYGIWLGDVFFCFSGETSEPKVDAWTRQARKLDIGGDKPLRQAALRLAELRWPGASSRRGRGRGFGGRTLEGLALPAAAAFTLLSDFDEKKFAAQGFAPGAEMRYWSAAVGFARDLMAAGCFAPGADPAARVSARRASELTFTGTWKPLLERPEDLERFAALAAAMPPVGLTAPGAAGTEEESPPLGRAKELVLHSFLSALIDGQMRVLLGGMRSALPQMRLPYRRGYSPLASLWWNSLLDPQRETKVQGGSEDVEELERQIAALGGSVPESPDEGEASSARLRLGLRLEPRVSDLDGGGEDRWRLAFRAEDELEAGASLPASDIWRLTDEELVLRGRSYAEPKRQLLRLLIGAAQQAPQLEEALRQPHPEEAWLGAQDMFDFLIAGVPALRAGGVRIEMPSRFTKRGRRAAGVKLKARLEPSRSGEGEAALGIKQLVEFDLEATIGDTTLGLEELRRIAEDGVPLVFLNGEWVEVDVKEVRQVLRLLKKQTVHEMTFGELLKLSASEEDSVWNGVGVSGIETYGMLYDLLRGGGRASVERGVPEDLNGTLRPYQERGYRWLSSMREMGFGACLADDMGLGKTVQVIACLLDHPMPGPKLIVCPTSLLGNWQREVQRFAPKFTLHVHHGTQRLKGEAFAKCAGEHDIILTTYPLIGRDVDEFRGIVWASVVLDEAQSIKNYGTKQAQNVMKLNSPHRIAVTGTPVENRLAELWSIFQFMNPGYLGSAASFRRRFGANAPQVPEESDKLRTMVAPFMLRRLKSDPDIRKDLPEKIELKSYCELTVEQAGLYQSVVGELMQRVESREASSRTVRQGIVLSALTRLKQICDHPALVKDHGTGAFKADKSGKLMQLVELLDLIRDNGESVLIFTQYVRMGKLLAEELNRRYGEEPMFLHGAVKKEERDRMIRTFQEGEGASAFILSLKAGGLGLNLTRANHVVHFDRWWNPAVENQATDRVFRIGQQRGVQVHKLICQGTLEERIDEMIENKKTLAERVTGTGERWLTEMSNEELRTLVSLQGERIE; encoded by the coding sequence ATGAATCAACCGCTTTATGGCATATGGCTGGGAGACGTCTTCTTCTGCTTCTCCGGCGAAACGTCGGAGCCGAAGGTGGACGCCTGGACCCGGCAGGCGAGAAAACTGGATATCGGCGGCGACAAACCGCTCCGTCAGGCGGCACTGCGCCTGGCCGAGCTCCGCTGGCCGGGCGCGTCTTCGCGCCGGGGCCGCGGACGCGGCTTCGGCGGCAGGACGCTGGAAGGACTGGCCCTGCCGGCCGCGGCGGCTTTTACGCTGCTGTCGGATTTCGACGAGAAGAAATTTGCCGCGCAGGGCTTCGCGCCCGGCGCGGAGATGCGATATTGGAGCGCGGCGGTAGGCTTCGCGCGCGACCTGATGGCGGCCGGCTGCTTTGCGCCGGGCGCCGATCCCGCGGCAAGGGTCAGCGCGCGCAGGGCGTCCGAGCTGACCTTTACCGGGACGTGGAAGCCGCTGCTTGAGCGGCCGGAAGACCTGGAGCGCTTCGCGGCGCTGGCCGCGGCGATGCCGCCGGTAGGGCTGACGGCGCCCGGCGCGGCGGGCACCGAGGAAGAATCCCCGCCGCTCGGCCGGGCGAAGGAACTCGTGCTGCACTCGTTCCTGTCCGCGCTGATCGACGGACAGATGCGCGTGCTGCTCGGCGGGATGCGCAGCGCGCTGCCGCAGATGCGGCTGCCTTACCGGCGCGGCTATTCGCCGCTGGCTTCGCTGTGGTGGAACAGCCTGCTGGACCCGCAGCGGGAGACCAAAGTGCAGGGCGGCTCGGAAGACGTCGAGGAGCTGGAGCGGCAGATCGCCGCGCTCGGCGGCTCGGTGCCGGAGAGCCCCGACGAGGGCGAAGCTTCGAGCGCCAGGCTGAGGCTCGGCCTGCGGCTGGAGCCGCGCGTGTCCGATCTGGACGGCGGCGGGGAAGACCGCTGGCGCCTCGCTTTTCGCGCGGAAGACGAACTCGAAGCCGGGGCTTCGCTGCCGGCTTCGGACATTTGGAGGCTGACCGACGAAGAACTGGTGCTGCGCGGGCGAAGCTACGCGGAGCCCAAGCGCCAGCTGCTCCGGCTGCTGATCGGCGCCGCGCAGCAGGCGCCGCAGCTTGAGGAAGCGCTCCGGCAGCCCCATCCCGAAGAAGCCTGGCTCGGCGCGCAGGATATGTTCGATTTCCTGATCGCCGGCGTGCCCGCGCTGCGGGCGGGCGGCGTGCGCATCGAGATGCCTTCGCGCTTCACGAAGCGCGGCCGCCGCGCCGCGGGCGTGAAGCTCAAAGCCCGGCTCGAACCGAGCCGGAGCGGAGAAGGCGAAGCGGCGCTCGGTATCAAGCAGCTGGTGGAATTCGATCTGGAAGCGACGATCGGCGATACGACGCTCGGCCTTGAAGAACTGCGGCGGATCGCCGAAGACGGCGTTCCGCTCGTCTTCCTGAACGGCGAGTGGGTCGAGGTCGACGTGAAGGAAGTGCGCCAGGTGCTGCGCCTGCTCAAGAAGCAGACGGTGCACGAGATGACGTTCGGCGAGCTGCTCAAGCTGTCCGCATCCGAAGAAGATTCGGTCTGGAACGGCGTCGGCGTCTCGGGGATCGAGACGTACGGCATGCTGTACGACCTGCTTCGCGGCGGCGGCCGCGCTTCGGTGGAGCGCGGCGTGCCGGAAGATCTGAACGGCACGCTGCGTCCGTACCAGGAGCGCGGCTACCGCTGGCTCTCGTCCATGCGCGAGATGGGCTTCGGCGCCTGCCTGGCCGACGATATGGGCCTCGGCAAGACCGTGCAGGTGATCGCCTGCCTGCTCGACCATCCGATGCCCGGGCCGAAGCTGATCGTCTGCCCGACTTCGCTGCTCGGCAACTGGCAGCGGGAAGTGCAGCGCTTCGCGCCGAAGTTCACGCTGCACGTGCATCACGGCACGCAGCGGCTCAAAGGCGAAGCGTTTGCCAAGTGCGCCGGCGAGCACGACATCATCCTGACCACGTATCCGCTGATCGGGCGGGACGTGGATGAATTCCGCGGCATCGTCTGGGCGTCGGTCGTGCTCGACGAAGCCCAGTCGATCAAAAACTACGGGACGAAGCAGGCCCAGAACGTCATGAAGCTGAATTCGCCGCACCGGATCGCGGTGACCGGAACGCCGGTCGAGAACCGCCTGGCCGAGCTGTGGTCGATCTTCCAATTCATGAATCCGGGGTATCTCGGTTCGGCCGCTTCGTTCCGGCGCCGCTTCGGCGCCAACGCGCCGCAGGTGCCGGAAGAGAGCGACAAGCTGCGCACGATGGTCGCGCCGTTCATGCTGCGCCGCCTCAAGAGCGATCCGGACATCCGCAAAGACCTGCCGGAGAAGATCGAGCTCAAATCGTACTGCGAGCTGACCGTCGAACAGGCCGGGCTGTACCAATCGGTCGTCGGCGAGCTTATGCAGCGCGTCGAGAGCCGCGAAGCCAGCAGCCGGACCGTCCGGCAGGGCATCGTCCTGTCGGCGCTCACGCGCCTCAAGCAGATCTGCGACCATCCCGCGCTCGTCAAGGACCACGGCACCGGCGCGTTCAAAGCGGACAAGTCCGGCAAGCTCATGCAGCTCGTCGAGCTGCTCGACCTGATTCGCGACAACGGCGAATCGGTGCTGATCTTTACGCAGTACGTACGGATGGGCAAGCTGTTGGCCGAAGAATTGAACCGGCGTTACGGCGAGGAACCGATGTTCCTGCACGGCGCGGTCAAGAAGGAAGAACGCGACCGCATGATTCGCACGTTCCAGGAAGGCGAAGGCGCGAGCGCGTTCATCCTGTCGCTCAAAGCGGGCGGCCTCGGACTCAACCTGACGCGCGCCAACCATGTCGTCCACTTCGACCGCTGGTGGAACCCGGCCGTCGAGAACCAGGCGACCGACCGCGTCTTCCGTATCGGGCAGCAGCGCGGCGTTCAAGTGCACAAGCTGATCTGTCAGGGGACGCTGGAAGAGCGGATCGACGAGATGATCGAGAACAAGAAGACGTTGGCCGAACGCGTGACCGGAACCGGCGAACGCTGGTTGACGGAGATGTCCAACGAAGAACTGCGTACGCTTGTGTCCCTGCAGGGAGAGCGGATCGAGTAG
- a CDS encoding MGDG synthase family glycosyltransferase: MQPQEPNVLILYASYGDGHYQATKALEKSLHDRGIRKVKMLDLMAEAHPRLNDLTRFVYMQSYRTLPGLYGLVYNMTKDMKSDKPFAHILHAFGTRRLEEYLKKERPGLVIHTFPQMVMPKLRRKIGLDIPIVNVVTDFDLHGRWLHPDVDRFYVATEEMRREAALIGIDPNRITVSGIPIKEGFGAVEEVGSDVGMAADAGWVEREAQDGAQSQADAEPARSGADAMARGGFAAEPGSQPAESGLADSLRASGSILPDAAAAAKPFSYAAARALRAGEPPVPGVRLDPARKTVLLMAGAYGVMLGLRRVCDLLLEQGDIQVVVVCGRNEEMRAGLAQQYANVDRIQVLGFTDRVASLMRMSDGIVTKPGGITLAESLACRLPIFLFRPVPGQERGNAVYLAEQGAAFISRSADELARQIADLLGDPRKLTAARERSAALGNANAAGEIADDLITRYLSVRSAEIPG, from the coding sequence ATGCAACCGCAGGAACCCAACGTCCTGATCCTGTACGCCAGCTATGGCGACGGACATTACCAGGCCACGAAAGCGCTAGAGAAAAGCCTGCACGACCGGGGCATTCGCAAAGTCAAAATGCTGGATCTGATGGCCGAAGCGCACCCGAGGCTCAACGATCTCACCCGGTTCGTCTACATGCAGAGCTACCGTACCCTTCCCGGCCTGTACGGCCTCGTATACAATATGACCAAAGACATGAAGTCGGACAAACCGTTCGCGCATATCCTGCATGCGTTCGGCACCCGGCGTCTGGAAGAATATCTGAAAAAAGAACGCCCCGGCCTCGTCATCCATACGTTCCCGCAGATGGTCATGCCCAAGCTTCGCCGCAAGATCGGACTCGACATTCCGATCGTCAACGTCGTCACCGACTTCGACCTGCACGGCCGCTGGCTGCACCCCGACGTGGACCGCTTCTACGTCGCCACCGAAGAGATGCGCCGCGAAGCCGCCCTGATCGGCATCGACCCGAACCGCATTACGGTGAGCGGCATTCCGATCAAGGAAGGGTTCGGGGCGGTGGAGGAAGTGGGAAGCGACGTGGGGATGGCGGCGGATGCGGGCTGGGTGGAGCGCGAGGCGCAGGATGGAGCGCAAAGCCAAGCGGATGCGGAGCCGGCTCGCAGCGGCGCGGATGCGATGGCGCGCGGCGGATTCGCCGCGGAGCCCGGCAGCCAGCCGGCGGAAAGCGGCCTGGCCGACTCGCTCCGCGCATCCGGGTCGATTCTCCCGGACGCCGCTGCCGCGGCAAAGCCGTTCTCTTACGCCGCGGCGCGTGCGCTGCGGGCCGGCGAGCCGCCGGTTCCGGGCGTCCGGCTTGATCCGGCGCGCAAGACCGTGCTGCTCATGGCCGGCGCCTATGGCGTCATGCTCGGCCTGCGCCGCGTCTGCGACCTGCTGCTGGAGCAGGGCGACATCCAGGTCGTCGTCGTATGCGGACGCAACGAAGAGATGCGCGCCGGCCTTGCGCAGCAGTACGCGAACGTCGATCGCATTCAGGTGCTTGGCTTTACCGACCGCGTCGCGTCGCTTATGCGCATGAGCGACGGCATCGTCACCAAGCCCGGCGGCATCACGCTCGCCGAGTCGCTCGCCTGCCGGCTCCCGATCTTCCTGTTCCGGCCCGTGCCGGGACAGGAACGGGGCAACGCCGTGTACCTCGCCGAGCAGGGCGCCGCGTTCATCTCCCGCAGCGCCGACGAGCTGGCCCGTCAGATCGCCGACCTGCTCGGCGATCCGCGGAAGCTGACCGCCGCCCGCGAACGATCCGCCGCGCTCGGCAACGCAAATGCCGCCGGCGAGATCGCCGACGACCTGATCACGCGCTATCTGAGCGTGAGATCGGCCGAGATTCCCGGCTGA
- the mscL gene encoding large conductance mechanosensitive channel protein MscL: protein MGIIKEFKEFAMRGSVIDLAVGVIIGAAFGKIVTSLVNDIIMPPIGKLLGGVDFADLFYNLDPDIVMADGSPIRTLAQAQQAGAAVVAYGQFINNVIDFLIVAFCIFLLVKGINMLKRKEHDKPAPEKTTRACPHCLSEISAKASRCPHCTSELAPAQAGV, encoded by the coding sequence ATGGGAATCATCAAAGAGTTCAAAGAATTCGCCATGCGCGGCAGCGTGATCGATCTCGCGGTCGGCGTCATCATCGGAGCGGCTTTCGGCAAGATCGTCACCTCGCTGGTCAATGACATCATCATGCCTCCAATCGGCAAACTGCTCGGCGGGGTCGATTTTGCCGACCTGTTCTACAATCTTGATCCCGATATCGTCATGGCCGACGGCTCTCCGATCCGGACGCTGGCCCAGGCGCAGCAGGCCGGTGCCGCGGTCGTCGCCTACGGACAGTTCATCAACAACGTGATCGACTTCCTTATCGTCGCCTTCTGCATTTTCCTGCTCGTCAAAGGCATCAATATGCTGAAGCGCAAAGAACACGACAAGCCGGCGCCGGAGAAAACGACCCGCGCCTGCCCGCACTGCCTGAGCGAAATATCGGCCAAAGCCAGCCGCTGCCCGCACTGCACGTCGGAACTTGCTCCGGCTCAGGCGGGGGTGTAA
- a CDS encoding glycoside hydrolase family 13 protein, whose amino-acid sequence MNKKWWKESVIYQIYPISFKDTTGDGKGDLRGIIEKLDYLQELGVDAIWICPIYTSPDYDNGYDISDYYGIDPKYGTMDDFDELLQKAHARSIRIIMDLVLNHSSHLHEWFIEASASKDNPKRDYYIWREPKENGGYPNNWESYFSGSVWEFDERTQEYYMHLYAKEQPDLNWENPEVVRELHDMVKWWLEKGVDGFRFDAISHIVKAEGLPDADNPQNLPVVQAYHFFSNLDKVHYFLRTLNEDVLDFYDIMNVGEVSGLGPEQALDYVGEGRNELDMIFQFEHMFLDAKSGGTGKWDIKPWTLIDLKKIMSRWQTVLHKRGWNANYMSNHDQPRQVSRFGNDKDYRVRSAKLLATFLHTLQGTPYIYQGEEIGMTNVQFDTIEQYRDVETLNYYKQCKQKGMEEREIMERIWKKSRDNARTPMQWTYGEHAGFTDGEPWMGVNPNYAKINVEAARKDPDSIFHHYRKLIALRKKHEVLVYGDYKLLLPLHEEIYAFVRTWEDEKLLVILNFFSGTPSFEWPEDLRALKPELLIANYEPLEDEDVYDLTLRPYEGRVYKLV is encoded by the coding sequence ATGAACAAGAAATGGTGGAAAGAAAGCGTCATTTACCAAATTTATCCGATCAGTTTCAAAGACACGACGGGCGACGGCAAAGGCGATCTGCGCGGCATCATCGAAAAGTTGGATTATTTGCAGGAGCTGGGCGTAGACGCGATCTGGATCTGCCCGATCTACACGTCGCCGGATTACGATAACGGGTACGACATCAGCGACTATTACGGCATCGATCCCAAGTACGGCACGATGGACGATTTTGACGAACTGCTTCAGAAAGCGCACGCCCGCAGTATCCGCATCATCATGGACCTCGTGCTTAACCACAGCTCGCATCTGCATGAATGGTTTATCGAAGCGTCGGCTTCCAAAGACAACCCCAAACGCGATTACTACATCTGGCGCGAACCGAAGGAAAACGGCGGTTACCCGAACAACTGGGAATCGTATTTCAGCGGATCGGTCTGGGAATTCGACGAACGCACGCAGGAATATTACATGCACCTGTACGCCAAAGAACAGCCGGACCTGAACTGGGAAAATCCCGAAGTGGTCCGCGAGCTGCACGACATGGTGAAATGGTGGCTGGAAAAAGGCGTGGACGGCTTCCGGTTCGACGCCATCTCGCATATCGTCAAGGCCGAAGGGCTGCCCGACGCGGACAACCCGCAGAACCTTCCGGTCGTGCAGGCGTACCACTTTTTCTCCAACCTCGACAAAGTGCATTATTTCCTGCGCACGCTGAACGAAGACGTCCTCGATTTTTACGACATCATGAACGTGGGCGAAGTGTCCGGTCTCGGTCCCGAGCAGGCGCTCGATTACGTCGGCGAAGGCCGTAACGAGCTGGACATGATCTTCCAGTTCGAGCACATGTTCCTGGATGCCAAGTCCGGCGGAACGGGCAAATGGGACATCAAGCCGTGGACGCTGATCGACCTCAAGAAGATCATGAGCCGCTGGCAGACCGTTCTGCACAAAAGAGGCTGGAACGCCAACTACATGAGCAACCACGACCAGCCGCGCCAGGTGTCGAGATTCGGCAACGACAAAGACTACCGCGTGCGTTCGGCCAAACTGCTGGCGACGTTCCTGCACACGCTGCAAGGGACGCCGTACATCTATCAGGGCGAAGAGATCGGCATGACCAACGTGCAGTTCGATACGATCGAGCAGTATCGCGACGTCGAGACGCTGAACTATTACAAGCAGTGCAAGCAAAAAGGCATGGAAGAACGCGAGATCATGGAGCGCATCTGGAAAAAAAGCCGGGACAACGCCCGCACGCCGATGCAGTGGACTTACGGCGAACATGCCGGCTTCACGGACGGCGAGCCGTGGATGGGCGTCAATCCGAATTACGCCAAGATCAACGTCGAAGCCGCGCGCAAAGACCCGGATTCGATTTTCCACCATTACCGCAAATTGATCGCCCTGCGCAAGAAGCACGAGGTGCTCGTCTACGGCGACTACAAACTGCTGCTGCCGCTGCACGAGGAAATCTACGCTTTCGTGCGCACATGGGAAGACGAGAAGCTGCTCGTCATCTTGAACTTCTTCAGCGGCACGCCTTCGTTCGAATGGCCGGAAGACCTGCGCGCCCTGAAGCCCGAGCTGCTGATCGCCAACTACGAGCCGCTCGAAGACGAAGACGTCTACGACCTGACTCTGCGTCCTTACGAGGGCCGGGTGTATAAGCTCGTGTGA